The nucleotide sequence TTTGAAACACCTTATCTTGGAACTGTTGTTTCTGGCGATTTTTTAAGTCAAAGTACCTCAACCAATTTAATAGAAGATTTTAAACCTGTTGAAATAATATTTGATATTGATGCAAATACAAATAGTAATGTACAGTACATAATTAATAGGTATGATAATATTAAAATAACGGCATTAAAAAAAGTGCCACAAAGTGTAATTGACTTAGGTACAAATGATTTTCTTTCAGAAAAATTTAATTTATACCCCAACCCGGCAAACAACATAGTAAACATAACAAATAACGAAAATATGTTTGTTAAAGAGGTTGCAGTTTACGATGTTACAGGTAAGTTAATCAATACTCAAAACTTTAATGAACAAGCAGAAATACAGTTAAACGTAGAAAACTTGGCAAGCGGTACCTATTTATTGCATTTGCAAACCAATGAAGGCACAGCGGTTAAAAAGCTGGTGAAGAAGTAAAACAAAGAAGGTGTCTAAAAAGTAAAACAATTAAGTATAATTGTCATTCCGACGAAGGAGGAATCTTATATAATCAACACTTTAGATTTTTCGACTTCACTCCGTTTCGCTCAAAATGACACTTTTTGGACAACCTCTTCTTTTTAATTTGGCATTACCAAGGTTTCGTTTAATTCCCAGTTGGCTCTAATGTCAAATTCTTTTTGAAACCAAATTACGTTTTCGGGCTGACGTTTTTCTAAATAATTTCCGGTATCCCATTTTTGGTTGCCGTTGGCATCTTCAATAATCCGTACAAAATATTTTGCCGGTTCAATAGCCCTAAATTCAATGGTGCTGTCTCCGGTAAGGTATAAATAATCATACACTTTTTCGTCTTTGTTCAGCAGTTCAAAAATAATGGGATAATGTACCAAACCTTCTAACGTAAACGAGATATTTCCATAATCGGTAAGTTTATTGGTTTGAAAACGCTGAATTAGTTCGGTTTTTAATGAATTGTCATAAAAATCGGTCACGCTGTTTGGTTGTAAATACACGGTGTATTTTTCCTCTTCGGTTTTATCAAACAAGATTTTTACTGTGTTGTTGATAGAGTCTAATTTCAAATCAAACGGAATTTGCAAAGAATCTTTTCCAATCAGCTGTATTAAATTCTTGTCAATGGTTTTAACAGGCGTATTGGTGGTAAAAGTAACGGTATCTCTGTATTGAAGGATACCACTTTTTGTAAATTTAACCTGTAACGTATCGATCAATTTTACGTTTCGCTGGGTTACCGTATGAATTTTTTCATACGCATCGGCTTTGAAACGGAATTGCAATGAATCATATTTGTCCATTGGTGTAAAAATGTAAATAGAATCTTTATCGGGTACTTTTACAAAATGCGATGCAATGGGCTGATTGTTACCTGAAACCGTAAGTTGTAATTTTTTCACATCGCCTTCAAAACCTGCAAGCCACTTGTTTTGGCTAACCATTGACGGTCGGTAAGCAGTAGCCGATTTTTCTTCCTGAAATAATTTTAAGCTGTAAATACTGTCGGTTGGTAAAGTGATCGGGGTAGAATAAAAACCAATTTTATCTGATTTTGGATCGAACTTATAATTGCTGCTTTTTTCTTGTAAAGCAACAAGGTAATAACTGCCTCTTTTTAAATTTTCTAAATCAACAGAAGTAATACTGTCGCGAGAACTGGCTACGTACAGCGGCTTTTTCTTGTAAATGGTCGAATCTGTAAAACCTTCGGTTTCATACAACAACATATTTACCAAACCTGATGTTTTTTTGTTGTAAGCATCTTGATAAGAGGTTGGAACTTTTAACGAATCAATATACGTTCCGGTCGAAAAAACATATTTGTAATTCGTGTACGGATTACCTTCGTTATTGTCCTGGATGCTTTCGCCAAAATTAAAACTATAGGTGGTATTGGCTTTTAGCGTATCAAAAATCTTGATTTTTATAAATTTGCTTGGATACCCCATAGGAATAATTTCAGGCTGTGTTTCCATTGGAGGCGAAATAATCAACTGCTGGTTTACTTTATTCAGCTTTACATATTCGTCAAAATTAATCTGAATCTCTTTTTTGGTAAACGACGTACTAAAGTTTTCGGGTAAAGTTGATAAAATCACCGGAGGCAACGTGTCTTGTGGACCACCCGTTATGGTTCCGCGTTTCGCACAGTTTGTAAACAGCACCAAAGTTAGTATCAATAAAAAACTAAAATATCTTAAAAATCTCATCAACTTAAATTTACCTTGCAAAGTAACTATTTTTATTTGATTTTTTTAGCGTGTATATGCCATTGTTAATACACTTATTTTGTTGGTCGAATTTTTTAAGATGCACTTACCTGCAATTTCTAACGTAGATCCCGTAGTCATTACATCGTCAATAAGCAAAATGTTTTTGTTTTGCAGGTTTTCATATTTTGCATTCACAATAAATTCGCTTTTGCTTTCGGCACGTTGCCACATACTTTTCTTGGTTTGCGTTTTGGTTTTTGTGGTTTTAATAAGATAATCTTTGTAAAACGGAATGTTTAGCTGTTTGCTTAATTCGTTTCCAAAACCGTCTAACTGATTGTAACCGCGTTTTTTTTCTTTTGATTGATGCAACGGAATGCAAACAACGAAATCAATCCAGTTAAAAACTTCGTGATTTTTTAAATGCTGTAAAGTCAGCGTAGCAAAAAAGGCAGAAATTTTCTGCTGATTTTTATATTTAAGTTCGTGCAGTAATTTTTGTACGATACTTTTTTCAGAAAAATATAAAGTTGCCAAACAATGTTCTGTCGAAAGTTTTCCATAAAAGCGTCGTTTCATTTCGGTATTATTGTTTAACGTTAGCGGAATAAAATCCAAATTCATCAAACAATTGCTGCACAAAATATCATTCCCGTTGTGCAGAACTTCATCGCAACCATAACAAAAATGCGGATAAAATAAATCAAATACATTTTTAATCCAGTCCATAATTTGCTTTTGTTGAAATTACAAAAAATATTTTAAATTTGTAGATAAAACACAAAGTTTATTGCAATGAAACCTATTTATAAACAGTTACTATTTGCTTTAGTTGGATTTTTTTTATTGTTTTTTGCACTCTATTTTTTAACGGATTTTAGTTTTGGATCTTCACTTTTCATTTCTTTTTGTACCGGTTTAATTATCTTTTGGAACAATAGAAAAGGCTTAAAACTTAATTAAAAATACAAAAGCTTAACCCGTAGTGCATTAACAATTTAGTTTTAATGATTTGATATTCAGTAATTTATTTTTTTTACCACAGATATACGGTATCATTTTATAGATTGATTTTACTAATAATTAAATTTTCACAGATATTGAATACGTTAAATTCAATAAGTTACGATAACTTTTTTGTTTAGCTTAGGGCAATTCGTAATAATCTGTGCATCTGTGGGAATTCTATAAATACGGTACAGTAAAAGCTTATTAAAAATCCGCAAATCAACAAAATGTGCGGAATTTTAGTATTTTTGCACTATGGCAAAACAAGACGACATTTTTAAAAATGTAATTTCGCACGCAAAAGAATACGGATATATTTTTCCGTCAAGCGAAATTTACGATGGATTAAGCGCGGTTTACGATTATGCGCAAAACGGTGTAGAATTAAAAAAGAATATTCGTGAGTACTGGTGGAAATCAATGGTACAAATGCACGAAAATATTGTGGGGATCGATGCGGCAATCTTTATGCACCCAACCACCTGGAAAGCATCGGGGCACGTTGACGCCTTTAACGATCCGTTGATTGACAATAAAGATTCTAAAAAAAGATATAGAGCCGATGTTTTGATCGAAGATTATTGCGAGAAATTATGGCAAAAGGCTCAAAAAGAAATCGAAAAAGCTAAAGGTCGTTTTGGCGATGCTTTTAACGAAGAAGAATTTATCACGACCAATCCACGTGTGGTAGAATATCTTTCAAAAAAGAAAGAAATTTTAGAACGAATGGCGTCTGGTTTAGATTCGGGCAATTTAGAAGATGTAAAAACCTTGATTGAAGAATTGGGGATTGCCGATCCGGAAACAGGTTCTAAAAACTGGACCGATGTTCGTCAGTTCAATTTAATGTTCGGAACAAAATTAGGAGCATCGGCAGATACCGCTATGGATTTGTATTTGCGTCCGGAAACTGCACAAGGAATATTCGTGAACTTTTTAAACGTTCAAAAAACCGGACGTATGAAAATTCCGTTCGGAATTGCACAAACCGGAAAAGCCTTCCGCAACGAAATCGTAGCACGTCAGTTTATTTTCCGTATGCGTGAATTTGAACAAATGGAAATGCAGTTTTTTGTAAAACCGGGCGAAGAAATGACCTATTACGAATACTGGAAAGAAACCCGTTTAAAATGGCATTTGTCGTTAGGTTTAGGAAAAGAAAACTACCGTTTTCACGACCACGAAAAATTGGCACATTATGCAAACGCAGCAGCAGATATCGAATTTAACTTCCCATTCGGATTTAAAGAATTAGAAGGAATCCATTCAAGAACCGATTTCGATTTAAAAGCACACGAACAACATTCGGGTAAAAAACTACAGTTTTTCGATAACGAAACAAATTCATCTTACGTGCCTTATGTTGTAGAAACATCGGTAGGATTGGATCGTATGTTTTTATCGGTTTTCTCAAAAGCTTTGCAAGAAGAAACCTTGGAAGACGGTTCAACACGTACCGTTTTAAAACTACCTGCGGTTTTAGCACCAACAAAAGCAGCGGTATTGCCATTGGTTAAAAAAGACGGCTTACCGGACGTTGCCCGTGAAATCATTGAAGAGTTGAAATGGGATTTCAACGTAGCTTATGATGAAAAAGATGCAGTTGGTCGCCGTTACCGCCGCCAGGATGCTTTGGGAACGCCGTTCTGCATCACAGTAGATCATCAAACATTAGAAGACAAAACCGTAACCATTCGCCACCGCGATACCATGAAGCAAGATCGTGTGGCAATTGCAGAATTGCGAAACATCATCAATGAAGAAGTTTCTATGCGTAACTGGTTACAGAAGATGAAGTAATTATATTTAAGCAAAAAAAAATCGCCGAAAGGCGATTTTTTTTACGTTACAACTTAAAAGTAATAATCGATTTTGGCGAATGGTTCATTAAATCTTCGCTGATGCTGCCGTTTAACAGTCGGGCAAAGCCTTTTCTGCCGTGCGTTCCCATGGCAATTAAATCGGCGTTTACGCGTTCTGCAAAATTTAAAATACCTTTTTCAATATCTAAATCGTTGTAGATAGAAAATTCGTACGCATCTAAATTATATTGTTTTAAAAAGTCGTGTGCCATTTGTTCGGCAATGTGCGTAGGTTTAAAATTATTAGGGGTGTTAATCATTAAAAAATGTGGATTGGCGCCGTTCAACTTTAAGAAATTGATAATTTTTTCAAATCCTTTTGCCGATTCTTCAGAGAAATCATTCGCAAAAACAACTTTGTTAAAGCTTACTTCACTGTTGTTTCCTTTTATTGCCAACACAGGAATATCAGACATGCGGATGACCTTTTCTGTATTTGAACCAACGAAGAATTCTTTAAAACCGCTGGCTCCGTGCGATCCCATAACAATCAAGTCAATATTATTTGCTTTGGCAACATTGATTACCTCGTGAAACGTACGTCCTAAAATCAAAATTTGCGAAACGTTTAATCCGTTTAATTCTTCAGACATTGATGTTTGAGTCAGTTTTGCTTCGGCACCTTCTTTAAAAAGCATAATCTCAGGAATGTCATAACCCGGTTTAATCATATCCATAGTTTCCTGAGGCATATCAATTATATGTAATAAAATAATTTCAGCGTTCGATTTTCTTGCAATACCAGCTGCGGCTTTTAAGGCAACAAATGCCTGTTCGGAAAAATCGGTTGGTACTAAAATTTTTTTCATATTGGTCAAATTTATTAGGTTAGTAAATCTTTATGTTAAATGTATAAATATATCATATTATCGAATAATAACCAAAAAAAACAATTACTAAAATAAAATTTGTATATTTGCAACGTTATTTATTGTTAAACTAAATAATGAGGGGACATAATTGTCCCCTCTTTTTATACAAAAGATGGATTTTAAAACTCAAGTTAAAGATTTGTTAGAACAAGGACTGGCAGAACATCCCGAACTTTTTTTGATAGATTTTTCTATTTCGCCCGATTATAAAATTTCTGTGGTAATTGACGGCGATAACGGTGTGAATTTGCAGGATTGTATCGATGTAAGTAGAAGTATCGAGCACAATTTAGATCGCGAAGAACAAGATTTTTCGTTAGAAGTAGCATCGGCAGGGGCAACAGCACCTTTAAAATTCCCACGACAGTATAAAAAAAATATCGGTAGAACTTTAGAGGTAACAACCGAAAACGAGAAGATAGAAGCCAAGTTGACAGATGCAGACAATGAGGCAATAAAATTAGAATGGAAAGCCCGCGAACCCAAAAAGATTGGCAAAGGCAAAGAAACAGTTGTTAAAACTGTTGAAATTCCGTACATTAGCATCAAAAAAGCAGTTGTAGTTATATCATTTTAAATAATACAGATAATTTCATGGATAATATTGCATTAATTGATTCGTTCTCTGAATTTAAAGATTTTAAGCATATAGACAGAGTTACCCTTATGGCAATTCTGGAAGATGTTTTTAGAAATGCACTGAAAAAAAGATTTGGGTCAGACGATAATTTCGACATCATCATCAATCCTGATAAAGGAGATATGGAGATATGGAGAAACAGAATCGTTGTAAACGACGGAGAAGTAGAAGATGAAAATTCAGAAATATCCTTAAAAGACGCACAGAAAATTGAACCTGATTTTGAAGTAGGCGAAGAGGTTTCGGAAGAAGTAAAATTGTTTCAGTTAGGTCGCCGTGCCATTTTAGCATTGCGTCAAAACCTAATTACAAAGATACAGGAACACGACAGTACCAATCTTTACAAACAGTTTAAAGATATGGTAAACGAAGTTTATGCTGCCGAAGTGAGCCACGTACGTCCAAAAGCTGTAATTTTGATTGACGAAAACAACAAAGAAATTATTTTGCCAAAAGAAAAACAAATCCCATCAGATTATTTCAAAAAAGGCGAAACAGTTAAAGGAATTATCGAAAGCGTTGAACTAAAAGGAAACAAGCCGCAAATCATTATGAGCAGAACATCAGAACTGTTCCTTGAGAAATTGTTTGAGCAAGAAATTCCTGAAATTGCAGATGGTATTATTACTATTCACAAAGTAGTGAGAATCCCAGGCGAAAAAGCAAAAGTGGCTGTTGACAGTTACAACGAAAATATTGATGCGGTTGGGGCGTGTGTTGGTGTTAAAGGGTCAAGAATTCACGGGATTGTACGCGAATTAGGAAATGAAAACATTGATGTAATCAGCTATACAAACAATGCCGAATTATACATTCAGCGCGCTTTAAGTCCGGCTAGAATTAACAATATATCAATTAACGAAGAGGCTAAACGTGCAAACGTGTTGTTAGACATCAACGAAGTCTCGAAAGCAATTGGTAAAGGCGGGCAAAATATTAAATTGGCAAGCTTGCTAACAGGTTACGAAATTGATGTTATTAGAGAAGGAACACAGGTTTTAGAAGAGGATGATGTAGAATTACGCGAGTTCTCTGATGAAATTGACGCTTGGGTAATAGATGAATTCATAAAAATTGGTTTAGATACCGCGAAAAGTGTATTAAAACACGGGGTAGAAGAATTGGTACGAAGAACCGATTTAGAAGAAGAAACAGTTGAAAATGTTTTAAACATTTTAAATGCAGAATTTGAAGACTAACTAAACACAACAAACAACACAACGCACAAAAATATACTAAAAGGATCGTATGTCTGATAAAAGAGTAATAAGAATAAACAAAGTTTTAAGAGAATTAAATATTTCTCTCGATAGAGCCGTGGAATTTTTGAAAACGAAGGGATTTGAAATAGAAGCCTCTCCAAACGCAAAAATTTCCGACGACGAGTATGCTGCTTTGGACAAGCAGTTTTCGGCTGATAAGGGAAAGAAAGAAGCTTCGAAAGAAGTAAGTGAAGAGAAGAAAAAAGAAAAAGAAGAATTGCGTTTAGAACGCGAACAGGAAGAAAAGCGTAAAAAAGAAGAGGAAGATAAACGTAAACGCGAAGAAGAAGAAAGCCGCAGAAAAGAAGAGGAGAAACGCAAAAAAGAAGAAGAAGCAAAACGCGAGCAAGAAGTTATAAAAGCTAAAGCCGCTAATGTAACCTCTATAAAAACAGTTGGTAAAATCGATTTGGAAAGTCCATCCAAAAAAGAAACTGTTGTTAATTCTAAAACTACGCCAGAAGACAAAAAAGCACCTGTAAGTACAACCAAAAACAAAGCAGAAGCAACTGAAAAATCTTTTGTGAAAGCTGAGAAAAAAATAAAGGCTGAGGTTAAAGAAAAACCTAAAGAAGTAGTTGAAGAAAAAAATGTTGCTAAAAAAGCTGATGAAAAACCAGCAAAAAGCACTGAATCTTCAACAGAAGTAAATGCCGAGCCAGAGATCATAAAAACCCAATATCAAAAACTTTCGGGAGCCACTTTTACAGGACAAAAAATTGATTTATCTCAATTCAACAAGCCTAAAAAGAAGAAAGAAGACCCTAAGAAAGAAAATAACAAACCGGGCAACAACGCTGCAAATAATAAAAATAAGCGTAAACGTATAGAAAAGCCAAATCCGGCAGGACAAAACCAACAAGGTGGTGGTGCAAACAAGCCAAACCAAGGAAACGGACAAAACCGTCCGGGACAAGGTGGTAACCGTGGTGGAAATTCTAATTTTGCAAACCGCAACGGTGGTAACAATAAATTTGGAAACAAAAAACAACCGGTTGTAAAAGTTGAACCAACTGACGAGGAAGTAAAAAACCAAATCAAGGAAACTTTAGAGCGTTTACAAGGAAAGCAAAACAAATCAAAAGCAGCTAAATATCGTAAAGATAAACGTGATTTACACCGTAAAAAAGAGGAAGAAGCACGCGCTGATGACGATTTAAAAATATTGAAAGTTACCGAATTCGTAACAGTTGGCGAGGTGGCAACAATGATGAATGTGCCAATTACACAAGTAATTGGTACTTGTATGTCATTAGGAATTATGGTAACAATGAACCAGCGTTTAGACGCCGAAACATTAACCATTGTTGCAGATGAATTTGGTTACGAAGTACAATTTACAACAGCTGATATTGAAGAAGCTATTGTAGAAGAAGTTGACGCACCGGAAGATTTGGTTAGCCGTGCACCAATTGTTACCGTTATGGGACACGTTGATCACGGTAAAACATCGTTGTTAGATTACGTTCGTAAAGCAAATGTGATTGCAGGTGAATCAGGAGGAATCACACAGCACATTGGAGCGTACGGGGTAACATTGGAAAACGGACAAAAGATTACGTTTTTAGATACACCTGGGCACGAGGCGTTTACAGCAATGCGTGCTCGCGGGGCACAAGTTACCGATATTGCTATTATTGTGGTAGCTGCCGATGACGATATTATGCCACAAACAAAAGAAGCAATTTCGCACGCACAGGCAGCCGGGGTCCCAATCATCTTTGCGATTAACAAAGTGGATAAACCAACGGCAAATCCTGAAAAAATTAAGGAGAAATTAGCAGCAATGAACTTCCTTGTTGAAGAGTGGGGAGGAACCTATCAGTCACAAGATATCTCTGCGAAATTTGGACAGGGAATACCTGAATTGTTAGAAAAAGTATTGCTTGAAGCAGAAATGTTAGAATTAAAAGCAAATCCTAACAAATCGGCATCAGGAACAGTGGTAGAAGCCTTTTTAGATAAAGGTCGCGGATATGTATCTACCATTTTAGTTCAAAGCGGTACCTTGAAAATTGGCGATTATGTTTTAGCTGGTAAAAATCACGGAAAGGTTAAAGCAATGCACGATGAACGTGGAAACTCTGTAAAAGAAGCGGGACCATCACGTCCAATCTCAATTTTAGGTTTAGATGGAGCACCAACAGCAGGTGATAAGTTTAGTGTGTTTGAAGATGAGCGCGAAGCAAAAGCTATTGCAGCAAAACGTACGCAGTTAATCCGTGAGCAATCGGTACGTGCACAACGTCATATTACATTGGCAGAAATTGGTCGTCGTATTGCTTTAGGTGAATTTAAAGAGTTGAACATTATCTTAAAAGGAGACGTAGATGGATCGGTAGAAGCATTATCTGACTCGTTCTCTAAATTATCAACAGAAGAAATTCAAATCAATATCATCCATAAAGGAGTAGGTGCAATTACCGAATCGGATGTATTGTTGGCGTCGGCTTCAGATGCGATCATTATTGGATTTAACGTTCGACCTATGGGTAATGCGAAATCAATTGCCGAGAAAGAAGAAATCGATATTAAAACCTATTCGATCATTTACGATGCGATTGATGATATTAAAGATGCGATGGAAGGAATGTTGTCTCCGGAATTGAAAGAAGAAGTTACCGGTACAGCAGAAATCCGTCAAACATTCAAAATATCTAAAGTGGGTACCATTGCTGGATGTATGGTTACCGATGGTAAAATCTACCGTAACTCAAGAATTCGCTTAATCCGCGAAGGAGTTGTAATTTACACAGGTGTTCTTGACGCATTGAAACGTTTTAAAGACGATGTAAAAGAGGTTTCTAAAGGATACGATTGTGGTATCCAGATTAAAAACTACAACGATATTAAGGAATACGATCTTATTGAAGCGTTCCAGGAAGTTGAAGTGAAAAAAACACTGAAATAGTTTTTTATACAGATAGATAAAAGGAGTCCTAAATAGGGACTCCTTTGTCATTTTGGCATATTTTGTTTCACAATAAGTTTTGGCTTGGATTTTGATTGAACTATAAAAACACATACAAAATAAATTATGGGATTATTATTAATGGGAATCATTGCACTTGCCAGCTGGTTGGTAGGTTTGCAATTAAAAAATAAATTTGAAAAATACTCTAAGGTTCATTTACGAAACGGAATGAGTGGGGCTGAAATTGCTACAAAAATGTTACACGATCACGGTATTTACGATGTAAAAGTAATTTCTACGCCAGGAAGATTAACCGATCATTACAACCCTGCCGATAAAACAGTAAATTTAAGCGAGGCTGTTTATAACCAACGTAACGCCGCTGCAGCCGCAGTTGCCGCTCACGAGGTGGGGCACGCCGTACAGCACGCTACGGCTTATAGCTGGTTAACCATGCGTTCTAAATTGGTGCCGGTGGTAAACATAGCTTCTCGTTTTATATCAATTGCTTTAATAGGCGGAATTTTATTACTTAATACTTTTCCGCAATTATTACTGATAGGTATTGTATTGTTTGCAGTAACCACGGTGTTTTCGGTTATTACATTGCCGGTTGAGTACGATGCAAGTAACCGTGCTTTAAAATGGTTGCAGGTAAAAAATATGGTAACCCAAGAAGAATTATACGGAGCGAAAGATTCTTTAAAATGGGCTGCCCGTACGTATTTGGTTGCTGCTTTATCGTCTATCGGAACCTTATTTTACTACCTTATGATTTATATGGGAAGAAGAGAATAAAAAATCGGGCAATTGCCCGATTTTTTTATAAGAATTTCTCATTTATAAAAAGAGAAGTGCGTTTTAAATAAATTTACAGAATTTCAATACCTTTTTTAGATAGAAAATAGAAATGATAAAGGTTATTGAATAAACTAAAGGTAATATTACAATTTGAATATTAATATCGAAATAATAATTTCTATCAGTTAATAAAAAAGAAAGAAATATAAATAATGAAGCAATAAAACTTATTGTGATTTTATTCCAGTAAGGATGTTTTTCTGCAAAGAAATTAATTAAAATTAAAAGTATCAAACAGGGTATAGCATTCAACATTTCTATAAAAATAAACAAAAAATAAAAAGTTAAAATAT is from Flavobacterium dauae and encodes:
- a CDS encoding Ig-like domain-containing protein, with the translated sequence MRFLRYFSFLLILTLVLFTNCAKRGTITGGPQDTLPPVILSTLPENFSTSFTKKEIQINFDEYVKLNKVNQQLIISPPMETQPEIIPMGYPSKFIKIKIFDTLKANTTYSFNFGESIQDNNEGNPYTNYKYVFSTGTYIDSLKVPTSYQDAYNKKTSGLVNMLLYETEGFTDSTIYKKKPLYVASSRDSITSVDLENLKRGSYYLVALQEKSSNYKFDPKSDKIGFYSTPITLPTDSIYSLKLFQEEKSATAYRPSMVSQNKWLAGFEGDVKKLQLTVSGNNQPIASHFVKVPDKDSIYIFTPMDKYDSLQFRFKADAYEKIHTVTQRNVKLIDTLQVKFTKSGILQYRDTVTFTTNTPVKTIDKNLIQLIGKDSLQIPFDLKLDSINNTVKILFDKTEEEKYTVYLQPNSVTDFYDNSLKTELIQRFQTNKLTDYGNISFTLEGLVHYPIIFELLNKDEKVYDYLYLTGDSTIEFRAIEPAKYFVRIIEDANGNQKWDTGNYLEKRQPENVIWFQKEFDIRANWELNETLVMPN
- a CDS encoding ComF family protein, which codes for MDWIKNVFDLFYPHFCYGCDEVLHNGNDILCSNCLMNLDFIPLTLNNNTEMKRRFYGKLSTEHCLATLYFSEKSIVQKLLHELKYKNQQKISAFFATLTLQHLKNHEVFNWIDFVVCIPLHQSKEKKRGYNQLDGFGNELSKQLNIPFYKDYLIKTTKTKTQTKKSMWQRAESKSEFIVNAKYENLQNKNILLIDDVMTTGSTLEIAGKCILKNSTNKISVLTMAYTR
- a CDS encoding glycine--tRNA ligase, whose amino-acid sequence is MAKQDDIFKNVISHAKEYGYIFPSSEIYDGLSAVYDYAQNGVELKKNIREYWWKSMVQMHENIVGIDAAIFMHPTTWKASGHVDAFNDPLIDNKDSKKRYRADVLIEDYCEKLWQKAQKEIEKAKGRFGDAFNEEEFITTNPRVVEYLSKKKEILERMASGLDSGNLEDVKTLIEELGIADPETGSKNWTDVRQFNLMFGTKLGASADTAMDLYLRPETAQGIFVNFLNVQKTGRMKIPFGIAQTGKAFRNEIVARQFIFRMREFEQMEMQFFVKPGEEMTYYEYWKETRLKWHLSLGLGKENYRFHDHEKLAHYANAAADIEFNFPFGFKELEGIHSRTDFDLKAHEQHSGKKLQFFDNETNSSYVPYVVETSVGLDRMFLSVFSKALQEETLEDGSTRTVLKLPAVLAPTKAAVLPLVKKDGLPDVAREIIEELKWDFNVAYDEKDAVGRRYRRQDALGTPFCITVDHQTLEDKTVTIRHRDTMKQDRVAIAELRNIINEEVSMRNWLQKMK
- a CDS encoding universal stress protein, whose translation is MKKILVPTDFSEQAFVALKAAAGIARKSNAEIILLHIIDMPQETMDMIKPGYDIPEIMLFKEGAEAKLTQTSMSEELNGLNVSQILILGRTFHEVINVAKANNIDLIVMGSHGASGFKEFFVGSNTEKVIRMSDIPVLAIKGNNSEVSFNKVVFANDFSEESAKGFEKIINFLKLNGANPHFLMINTPNNFKPTHIAEQMAHDFLKQYNLDAYEFSIYNDLDIEKGILNFAERVNADLIAMGTHGRKGFARLLNGSISEDLMNHSPKSIITFKL
- the rimP gene encoding ribosome assembly cofactor RimP, coding for MDFKTQVKDLLEQGLAEHPELFLIDFSISPDYKISVVIDGDNGVNLQDCIDVSRSIEHNLDREEQDFSLEVASAGATAPLKFPRQYKKNIGRTLEVTTENEKIEAKLTDADNEAIKLEWKAREPKKIGKGKETVVKTVEIPYISIKKAVVVISF
- the nusA gene encoding transcription termination factor NusA, with product MDNIALIDSFSEFKDFKHIDRVTLMAILEDVFRNALKKRFGSDDNFDIIINPDKGDMEIWRNRIVVNDGEVEDENSEISLKDAQKIEPDFEVGEEVSEEVKLFQLGRRAILALRQNLITKIQEHDSTNLYKQFKDMVNEVYAAEVSHVRPKAVILIDENNKEIILPKEKQIPSDYFKKGETVKGIIESVELKGNKPQIIMSRTSELFLEKLFEQEIPEIADGIITIHKVVRIPGEKAKVAVDSYNENIDAVGACVGVKGSRIHGIVRELGNENIDVISYTNNAELYIQRALSPARINNISINEEAKRANVLLDINEVSKAIGKGGQNIKLASLLTGYEIDVIREGTQVLEEDDVELREFSDEIDAWVIDEFIKIGLDTAKSVLKHGVEELVRRTDLEEETVENVLNILNAEFED
- the infB gene encoding translation initiation factor IF-2: MSDKRVIRINKVLRELNISLDRAVEFLKTKGFEIEASPNAKISDDEYAALDKQFSADKGKKEASKEVSEEKKKEKEELRLEREQEEKRKKEEEDKRKREEEESRRKEEEKRKKEEEAKREQEVIKAKAANVTSIKTVGKIDLESPSKKETVVNSKTTPEDKKAPVSTTKNKAEATEKSFVKAEKKIKAEVKEKPKEVVEEKNVAKKADEKPAKSTESSTEVNAEPEIIKTQYQKLSGATFTGQKIDLSQFNKPKKKKEDPKKENNKPGNNAANNKNKRKRIEKPNPAGQNQQGGGANKPNQGNGQNRPGQGGNRGGNSNFANRNGGNNKFGNKKQPVVKVEPTDEEVKNQIKETLERLQGKQNKSKAAKYRKDKRDLHRKKEEEARADDDLKILKVTEFVTVGEVATMMNVPITQVIGTCMSLGIMVTMNQRLDAETLTIVADEFGYEVQFTTADIEEAIVEEVDAPEDLVSRAPIVTVMGHVDHGKTSLLDYVRKANVIAGESGGITQHIGAYGVTLENGQKITFLDTPGHEAFTAMRARGAQVTDIAIIVVAADDDIMPQTKEAISHAQAAGVPIIFAINKVDKPTANPEKIKEKLAAMNFLVEEWGGTYQSQDISAKFGQGIPELLEKVLLEAEMLELKANPNKSASGTVVEAFLDKGRGYVSTILVQSGTLKIGDYVLAGKNHGKVKAMHDERGNSVKEAGPSRPISILGLDGAPTAGDKFSVFEDEREAKAIAAKRTQLIREQSVRAQRHITLAEIGRRIALGEFKELNIILKGDVDGSVEALSDSFSKLSTEEIQINIIHKGVGAITESDVLLASASDAIIIGFNVRPMGNAKSIAEKEEIDIKTYSIIYDAIDDIKDAMEGMLSPELKEEVTGTAEIRQTFKISKVGTIAGCMVTDGKIYRNSRIRLIREGVVIYTGVLDALKRFKDDVKEVSKGYDCGIQIKNYNDIKEYDLIEAFQEVEVKKTLK
- a CDS encoding zinc metallopeptidase; the protein is MGLLLMGIIALASWLVGLQLKNKFEKYSKVHLRNGMSGAEIATKMLHDHGIYDVKVISTPGRLTDHYNPADKTVNLSEAVYNQRNAAAAAVAAHEVGHAVQHATAYSWLTMRSKLVPVVNIASRFISIALIGGILLLNTFPQLLLIGIVLFAVTTVFSVITLPVEYDASNRALKWLQVKNMVTQEELYGAKDSLKWAARTYLVAALSSIGTLFYYLMIYMGRRE